A single region of the Ascaphus truei isolate aAscTru1 chromosome 6, aAscTru1.hap1, whole genome shotgun sequence genome encodes:
- the LOC142496934 gene encoding G protein-activated inward rectifier potassium channel 4-like codes for MALAAPSSSLDLQQDNGSCVRNHINDSRLKVDDPRARRNSIPPVQTPTAKHMLAYLPRGPTDTSRYGTFPQKPETMVVSVTSCDDYHQKVEFTAPKKGGIISNFIPLSYTNNAREARQRRFSAVDPTGDAPQPPAKHRPSVSINTEDLPHYQRASKQEAQLRDINTKWYPRHALSVPNIPMRSKTPTRSVVSAPVTTKSHRMRCKLMYDDRQLFNITKRQKRQRYVTKDGKCRVNLGHIGQNKRFLSDIFTTIVDLKYRWFIFVFMLCYIVTWVAFAVIYFLDAFLRDDVNHIGNPEWKPCIDNVDSFLSALLFSVESQRTIGYGTRMVTANCPEGVILLMAQSILGSMIDALMVGCMFVKISRPKKRAETLIFSKKCVVSHRDEKLCLMFRIGDLRDSHMVDAKIRAKLIKSRQTREGEFIPLEQSEINLGYDTGEDRLFLVEPQIICHFINDHSPFWEMTAESLKREQFEIIVILEGIVEATGMTCQAKTSYTEDEILWGHRFEPCMTLEKGAFRVDYTHFEKTFDVQTPWGSAKEMQELREMEQTDRSTLSLYWDNMLQTCVPEDSTIGPADPAQRYQDRTDIHRIAEEGSRESHNDLDV; via the exons ATGGCATTGGCTGCACCCAGCAGCAGCCTGGACCTGCAGCAGGACAACGGATCATGTGTTCGTAACCACATCAATGACAGCCGGCTGAAGGTGGATGACCCTCGGGCGAGGAGGAACTCCATCCCACCAGTGCAGACTCCCACCGCCAAGCACATGCTGGCTTATCTGCCCCGAGGCCCCACGGACACCAGCAGATATGGGACCTTCCCACAAAAG CCTGAAACGATGGTTGTGTCGGTCACTTCCTGTGACGATTATCATCAGAAAGTGGAATTTACTGCCCCGAAAAAAGGAGGCATCATCTCCAACTTCATCCCCCTGTCTTATACAAACAATGCCAGGGAAGCTCGTCAAAGGAGATTTAGTGCCGTGGACCCTACTGGAGATGCCCCCCAGCCTCCTGCCAAGCATAGGCCTAGTGTGTCTATTAACACTGAAGACTTACCCCATTACCAACGAGCTTCCAAGCAGGAGGCGCAGCTTCGGGATATAAATACTAAGTGGTACCCGAGACATGCCCTCAGTGTCCCGAATATTCCCATGCGTAGCAAGACTCCCACCCGCAGTGTGGTCTCCGCTCCTGTCACCACCAAATCTCACCGGATGCGTTGTAAGCTCATGTACGATGACCGGCAGCTCTTCAACATCACAAAACGTCAGAAGCGCCAGAGATATGTCACCAAGGATGGAAAGTGCAGGGTCAACCTCGGACATATCGGACAGAATAAGAGATTTCTGTCGGACATTTTCACCACCATCGTGGACCTGAAGTACCGCTGGTTCATCTTTGTCTTCATGTTGTGTTATATTGTCACCTGGGTCGCGTTCGCGGTTATTTATTTCTTGGACGCCTTTCTTAGAGATGACGTGAACCACATTGGGAATCCTGAGTGGAAGCCTTGTATTGACAATGTAGACTCCTTCCTTTCTGCCTTACTGTTCTCTGTGGAAAGTCAAAGGACCATTGGCTATGGCACCAGGATGGTGACCGCCAATTGCCCCGAGGGTGTAATATTGCTCATGGCGCAGTCAATATTAGGGTCAATGATCGACGCACTCATGGTGGGCTGCATGTTTGTAAAGATTTCTCGGCCGAAAAAAAGGGCCGAAACGTTGATCTTTAGCAAGAAGTGTGTGGTGTCCCACAGGGATGAGAAGCTGTGTTTGATGTTCAGGATTGGAGATCTAAGGGACAGCCACATGGTAGATGCCAAGATAAGAGCCAAGCTGATCAAATCCCGGCAGACGAGAGAAGGGGAGTTTATTCCCTTGGAACAATCAGAGATCAACCTAGGTTACGATACGGGAGAAGACCGTCTCTTCCTGGTGGAACCACAGATCATCTGCCATTTCATCAACGACCATAGCCCTTTCTGGGAAATGACGGCAGAGTCATTGAAAAGGGAGCAGTTTGAGATCATTGTGATACTGGAGGGTATTGTGGAAGCCACAG GTATGACGTGTCAGGCTAAGACGTCTTACACCGAGGACGAGATactgtggggccaccggttcgaGCCCTGCATGACTCTAGAGAAGGGAGCCTTCCGTGTCGATTACACCCACTTTGAGAAAACCTTTGATGTCCAGACGCCTTGGGGGAGCGCGAAGGAGATGCAAGAGCTCAGGGAGATGGAACAGACTGATAGGTCCACTCTCAGCCTCTACTGGGACAACATGCTTCAGACGTGTGTTCCAGAGGACTCGACCATTGGACCTGCAGACCCCGCTCAGCGGTATCAGGACAGGACAGACATCCACAGGATCGCCGAGGAGGGCAGCAGGGAATCTCACAATGATCTTGATGTTTGA